Below is a window of Streptomyces sp. ITFR-16 DNA.
ACACCACCGCGACCTGCTGCGCCGGCACATCGGCCGAGGTCCTGATCCGGGACTCGGCCACCGTGTGCATCCAGGTGGCGGGCGCCAGGCCCAGCACACAGGCGGCCATCAGCCCCTGGACGGCCAGGCGCCGCCCCCGCCGGGTCCTCGGCAGCCGGGGCCGCACCCGCCCGGCGCCCCGCCGCACCCGCCCGGCCGCCCGCCTCAGCCGCTGTCCCGCTCCCCGTGCACCCCACCGCATGAAGCCCCCCTGTTCCCGTTCCGCCGCTGTCTGTCGCGCTGCCCCCTCTGACTGGACGAGCGGACGGCCCGCGGGGTTCTGTGAGATGCGTCCCACGTAGCATCGGCCGATGTTGCTTCCCCGGCTGATCGCGTCCGACCTGGACGGCACCCTGCTCCGCGACGACGGCGCCCCCTCCGCCCGCACTGTGCGCGCCCTGCGCACCGCCGAGGACGCCGGCGCCGAGATCGTCATCGTCACCGCCCGCCCGCCCCGCTTCGTCGACCGGCTCGCCGGGGCCACCGGCCTCACCGGCACCGCGGTGTGCAGCAACGGCGCACTCGTCTACGACATCGCGACCCGCAGCGTCGTCTCCTCCCGCGTCCTGTCCCTGGCCCTCGCCCGGCAGGTCGCCACGGCGCTCGCCGCCGCGGTGCCCGAGGTCGGCTTCGCGCTGGAGACCGGCAACCAGGTGTTCTACGAACCGGCCTACCGGCTGCGCCTGTCCGAGGACGCCGGCGCCGAACTGCCCGTGCCCTCCCTCGCCGAGCTGTGGCTCACCCAGGCCCCCGTCACCAAGCTGCTCGCCTGGTCGGACCGGCTCGACGCGGACACCCTGCTGGCCGCCGCCCGGCAGGGCGCCGGCGACGCGGTGCAGCTCACCCACTCGGGCGGGCGCGGACTGCTGGAGATCAGCGCCCCCGGCGTCACCAAGGCCGGCACCCTGTCCCGGCTGTGCGCGGCCCGGGGCATCGAGGCCGCCGAGGTCATCGCCTTCGGCGACATGCCCAACGACCTCAGCGTCCTGGAGTGGGCGGGCACCGGCTACGCCATGGCCAACGCCCACCCCGCCGTCCTGGCCGCCGTGCCCGCGCACACCCTGACCAACGAGGAGGACGGGGTCGCCGCCGTCATCGAGCGGCTGTACGCGGCACGGGTGGGGCCCCAGGCCGTCGCCGGGGCCTGACAGCGGGGCCGGGCGCGCGGTGAGGCGGCGGAAAAGACCCGTGACCGGTACGCAACGACGCGGCAACCTGTGCCCGGCACCATCGGTCCATGACGGAGCCGGCACCGGAACGTTCCCAGGAGTCCCTGCCCCTCGACAGCACGGCGCAACTGCTGACCCGCATCACCGCACAGCTCGGCACCCAGCTCAGCCTCGTCTCCCTGAACGGAACCCGACGGCCCATGCACCGCACCCGGCAACAGCCCCCGCACCACAACGTGCACCCCCTGGTCCCCGCCGCCCCCGCCCTCGTCGCGGTCGCCCACGGCAGCCGCGACCCGCGGGCGCTGCACACGGTGACGGAACTCCTGGACCGGGTGCGGGAGCTGCGGCCGGCCCTCGACGTCCGCCTCGGCCACATCGAGATCGACGCACCCCTCCTGCCGAAGACCCTGGACGACCTCGGCAGCGGCGAGGCGGTCCTCGTACCGCTGCTGCTGAGCCGCGGCTACCACGTCAAACAGGACATCCCCGAGGCCGTCGCCGGCGCCCCCGCCCTGCGCACCCGGACCGCCGGGCCCCTGGGACCCCACCCGCTGCTGGTCGAGGCGCTGCACGGCAGGCTCACCGAAGCGGGCTGGCGCCCCTCGGACGACGGCAACCGCAACAGCGCCGTCGTCCTGGCCGCCGCCGGATCCCGGGACCCCGAGTCCGCCGCCGACACCCGCCGCACCGCGCGGCTCCTCGGCGAACGGCTGGGCGGGGTGCCCGTCGTGCCCGCGTACGCCTCCGCCGCGACGCCCACGATCCCGGCCGCCCTGCGCGCGCTGGCCGCCCGGGGCCGCCGCCGGGTCGCCGTCGCCTCGTACTTCGCCGCCCCCGGCCGCTTCGCCTCGGCCGCCGCCGACGCCGCGCCCTGGATCGCCTCGGCACCGCTCGGCGCGCATCCCGCCATGGCCCGCCTGCTGCTGCACCGCTACGACCAGGCGCGGGCCGCCGGCGCATCCACGTACGAAACTCTGATGAACACACCTTTCCCGGTCTCTGCCTGAGCCCGCTTGTCGGTCCGGCCGATTAATGTCGGTCCCATGAACGGCACGGACGGCACGGACGCTGCGCACGGCACACTCCCCACCCACGGCACCCCGGGCACCGGGACAGGGCCCTACGGGGCGGCCGACGCCGAGCGCTGGGACACCGAGCCGGACAAACGGCCCGGCCGCACCGCCTTCCAGCGCGACCGCGCCCGCGTGCTGCACTCCGCCGCGCTGCGCAGGCTCGCCGGGAAGACCCAGGTCGTCACCCCCGGCACCCGCAGCTACGCCTGGGACGCCAGCCCCCGCACCCGGCTCACGCACTCCCTGGAATGCGCCCAGGTCGGCCGCGAACTCGGCGCCGCGCTCGGCTGCGACCCCGACCTGGTCGAGGCCGCCTGCCTCTCCCACGACATGGGCCACCCGCCCTTCGGACACAACGGCGAGCAGGCGCTCAACGACTTCGCGTCCGACTGCGGCGGATTCGAGGGCAACGCCCAGTCGCTGCGGCTGCTGACCCGGCTCGAACCCAAGCGCTTCGTCCCCGACACCCGCACCGGGGAACTGGTCAGCGTGGGCCTCAACCTCACCCGCGCCGCGCTCGACGCCGCCACCAAGTACCCCTGGCCCCGGGGCGCCCACCCCACCGACCCCGGCTCGCCCAAATTCGGGGTGTACGAGGACGACCTGCCGGTCTTCGACTGGTTCCGCAAGGGCGCCCCGCAGGACCGCAAGTGCTTCGAGGCCCAGGTCATGGACTGGTCCGACGACGTGGCCTACTCGGTCCACGACTTCGAGGACGGGCTGCACGCCGGGCACATCGACCCCAACTGCCTGGACGCCGAGCCGGAGCGCCGGGCGATCTGGGACGTCGCCATCGGCCGGTACGTCCCCGCGGACACCGACCCGCAGCAGCTGTCCGACGCGCTGGACCGCCTCATCGGCCAGGAGTGGTGGCCGCACGGCTACGACGGATCGGCGATCGCCCAGGCCCGGCTGAAGGACGCCACCAGCCAGCTCATCGGCCGTTTCTGTCTGGCCGCCGAGAGCGCCACCCGGCAGGCGTACGGCACCGGCCGCCTCGGCAGATACGGGGCCGAGCTCGTCGTCCCCCGCGAGGCGCGCGACGAGTGCGCGGTGCTCAAGGCCATCGCCGACCGCTATGTGATGCAGCGCGCCGAGCAGGAGGTGATCCGCGCCGACCAGCGCATCGTCATCGCCGAGCTGGCCGCCGCGCTCACCGCCCGCGCACCGGAGGGGCTGGAACCGCAGCTGCGCGCGCTCTACGAGGCGGCCCCCGACGACCGGGCCCGCAAGCGGGTCCTCGTCGACCAGATCGCCGCGCTGACCGACGCGTCCGCGCGCACGCTCCACCACTCGCTCACCGCGTCCCGCGGCTGACCGGGCAGACCCATGACCACTGGGTGTGACCTGATCGGGTCACACCCCCTTTCGCCATCACGCTGCGTGCGGGACGCTCGCAGTTGGCGCCGCGCAGCAAGCACCGAGGAGGCATCAAGTGGTCGACGCACATCGGACGTTCGTCATTGTCGGCGGAGGGCTGGCCGGAGCGAAGGCAGCGGAGACGCTCCGGGCGGAGGGTTTCAGCGGCCGGGTCATCCTGATCGGCGATGAGCGCGACCATCCGTACGAACGCCCGCCGCTGTCCAAGGGGTACCTGGCAGGGAAGGAGGACCGCGACAGCGTCTTCGTCCACGAGACGGCCTGGTACGCGGGCGCCGACATCGAGCTCCACCTCGGCCAGCCCGTCACCACGCTGAACCGCGAGGCCCGCTCCGTCGAGCTCGGCGACGGCACCGTCATCCACTACGACAAGCTGCTGCTGGCCACCGGCGCCGAACCGCGCCGCCTCGACATCCCCGGCACCGACCTGGCCGGCGTCCACCATCTGCGCCGCCTCGCCCACGCCGACCGGCTGCGCAACGTCCTGGCCGCGCTCGGCCGGGACAACGGCCACCTGGTGATCGCCGGGGCGGGCTGGATCGGCCTGGAGGTCGCGGCCGCCGCCCGGGGCTACGGCGCGGAGGTCACCGTCGTCGAGCCGGAGGCGACCCCGCTGCTGCGGGTCATCGGCCCCGAGCTCGGCCAGATCTTCACCGAGCTGCACAGCGACCACGGCGTCCGCTTCCACTTCGGCGGCCGGCTCACCGAGATCGTCGGCCAGGACGGCATGGTCC
It encodes the following:
- a CDS encoding Cof-type HAD-IIB family hydrolase, yielding MIASDLDGTLLRDDGAPSARTVRALRTAEDAGAEIVIVTARPPRFVDRLAGATGLTGTAVCSNGALVYDIATRSVVSSRVLSLALARQVATALAAAVPEVGFALETGNQVFYEPAYRLRLSEDAGAELPVPSLAELWLTQAPVTKLLAWSDRLDADTLLAAARQGAGDAVQLTHSGGRGLLEISAPGVTKAGTLSRLCAARGIEAAEVIAFGDMPNDLSVLEWAGTGYAMANAHPAVLAAVPAHTLTNEEDGVAAVIERLYAARVGPQAVAGA
- a CDS encoding sirohydrochlorin chelatase gives rise to the protein MTEPAPERSQESLPLDSTAQLLTRITAQLGTQLSLVSLNGTRRPMHRTRQQPPHHNVHPLVPAAPALVAVAHGSRDPRALHTVTELLDRVRELRPALDVRLGHIEIDAPLLPKTLDDLGSGEAVLVPLLLSRGYHVKQDIPEAVAGAPALRTRTAGPLGPHPLLVEALHGRLTEAGWRPSDDGNRNSAVVLAAAGSRDPESAADTRRTARLLGERLGGVPVVPAYASAATPTIPAALRALAARGRRRVAVASYFAAPGRFASAAADAAPWIASAPLGAHPAMARLLLHRYDQARAAGASTYETLMNTPFPVSA
- a CDS encoding deoxyguanosinetriphosphate triphosphohydrolase, whose product is MNGTDGTDAAHGTLPTHGTPGTGTGPYGAADAERWDTEPDKRPGRTAFQRDRARVLHSAALRRLAGKTQVVTPGTRSYAWDASPRTRLTHSLECAQVGRELGAALGCDPDLVEAACLSHDMGHPPFGHNGEQALNDFASDCGGFEGNAQSLRLLTRLEPKRFVPDTRTGELVSVGLNLTRAALDAATKYPWPRGAHPTDPGSPKFGVYEDDLPVFDWFRKGAPQDRKCFEAQVMDWSDDVAYSVHDFEDGLHAGHIDPNCLDAEPERRAIWDVAIGRYVPADTDPQQLSDALDRLIGQEWWPHGYDGSAIAQARLKDATSQLIGRFCLAAESATRQAYGTGRLGRYGAELVVPREARDECAVLKAIADRYVMQRAEQEVIRADQRIVIAELAAALTARAPEGLEPQLRALYEAAPDDRARKRVLVDQIAALTDASARTLHHSLTASRG
- a CDS encoding FAD-dependent oxidoreductase, yielding MVDAHRTFVIVGGGLAGAKAAETLRAEGFSGRVILIGDERDHPYERPPLSKGYLAGKEDRDSVFVHETAWYAGADIELHLGQPVTTLNREARSVELGDGTVIHYDKLLLATGAEPRRLDIPGTDLAGVHHLRRLAHADRLRNVLAALGRDNGHLVIAGAGWIGLEVAAAARGYGAEVTVVEPEATPLLRVIGPELGQIFTELHSDHGVRFHFGGRLTEIVGQDGMVLAVRTDDGEEHPAHDVLAAIGAAPRAALAEAAGLDIAPRAEGGGIAVDASLRTSDPHIYAAGDVAAVSHPLLGTRLRVEHWANALNSGPAAARAMLGQEVVYDRVPYFFSDQYDLGLEYSGWAPPGSYDQVVIRGDAGKREFIAFWLKDRKVLAGMNVNVWDVTETVQELIKAGRPVDPDALGDPSVPLESLI